The sequence below is a genomic window from Capsicum annuum cultivar UCD-10X-F1 unplaced genomic scaffold, UCD10Xv1.1 ctg39347, whole genome shotgun sequence.
cgccctatgaagacgaaataagatgtcgactaggggatagtgacctatgaagacgagataagatgtccactaggggttgacgccctatgaagacgaataagatgtcaactaggggatggcgccctatgaagacgagataagattaggattttttttttggtagaaaaaaaatgccccagtcttgaatatgaggggttttattattattatattgatacggacttagaattataggagtatagcaaagagagaaaattcaagaaaacttaactttgctatactttttttcactaaacttcacaagattgctttgcccctgttcaagcaaagagagagagaaaaacaatTGTGAGAttttaaaattggtggttggtttgtggccttggaggttttccttatctctgccccaacttgatacagttgattcaactaattggttGGCGAGCTTGAatctttgtctttcaaattctgttgTATCTCTGTTTGTTTCAGTACGATTTTGCTCTTcattttcaaatgcttcacttgtaacacttatcttaactgACTCTCTGTCCTTGACAAAGCGGTGAACGCCCAACAATCTCTGCTCAATTTCACTGGGAGCCATGGTCAATTTTGcgcgtttttctttattttgcatttggtgTGAAACCTACCCGTAAAAACAAAGcgtgtaaaaatgaaataaggaaaatcaaaagaagggataaaagaattatgtttgaatagaaaGTATTTCTACCAGTAGAGTAAGAAAGTTTATTTGGGGGTGTATATTGACTTTAATAACGCATGACATACAATTTGGAGTAGACATTTGACccttcaaaactgtctaatctcgaattaggctgcaccttccaatcaaatcaaatcgtccttcttgatctttgtcctgtcatgataaactttgtcTGACTAAAGTCATTCCTTCTAGGATATTCTCAATTGCCCTCTCTGATTTCGATTGTCTCATTCATCATTGTCTCATGGCGCCCctgagggtttttaccaataagtttttttttctatatatacaacacacaaagcttgacattctcaaaaattgatcggaaggtctttgatggacaaaggaaaaaggatttttaggataggttacaacttgagagccatataaaagtgacaataggatatatatctcattttttttaattttttttttaaataccaagattttttttttgtcggaccgaaccccaagatagggctgcctacgtatccatttaggaatcaggtcgaacgtagttcaatgctaacgctttttttttttgactccaaagagggtaagcaaggaaaggtaaataaggctcgaagggctgacgagggattaatgacatttagtagaatgatggccttttgtcatctcaacttgagaatgttaagtccaagtgtgtcaaatataatatcttttgactgaatcggcattgatagctttttctgtcatttttccaTCCAGATCCACAAGTTGCAAAGctccatttgataatacttgtctaactatgtatggaccttgcccgtttggagcaaactttcctttagcctcttcCTGGTGTGGCAGGATACATTTTACCACAAGTTGGTCGGCCTCGAATTTTCTAGgacgtaccttcttattgtaagctcgcGCCATCCTTTTCTGGTATAATTGACCAAAGCAGACTGCCGTCaaccttttttcatctattaacaataattgttctagtctagacttgaccCATTCAGTATCGTCAATTTCGGCTTCACTGATGattcgaagagagggaattttgaCTTCTGCGGGTATTACAGCTTCAgtcccatagactagtaaataaggaGTTACGCCAGTCGATGTACGGATAGTTGTACGATATCCTAAAAGAGCAAACGGTAATTTCCCATGCCACTGTCGAgatccttggaccattttcctaagaatctttttaatattcttgtttgctgcttcaacggcCCCATTTGCTCTAGGACGATAAGGGGTAGAATGATGATGGACGATCTTGAATTGCTCACAAACCTCCTTTattagatgactattgagattggttgcGTTATCTGTGACaatggactttggtataccaaaacgacatatgatgttcgaatg
It includes:
- the LOC124891646 gene encoding uncharacterized protein LOC124891646 — translated: MVQGSRQWHGKLPFALLGYRTTIRTSTGVTPYLLVYGTEAVIPAEVKIPSLRIISEAEIDDTEWVKSRLEQLLLIDEKRLTAVCFGQLYQKRMARAYNKKVSHQMQNKEKRAKLTMAPSEIEQRLLGVHRFVKDRESVKISVTSEAFENEEQNRTETNRDTTEFERQRFKLANQLVEST